The Dioscorea cayenensis subsp. rotundata cultivar TDr96_F1 chromosome 19, TDr96_F1_v2_PseudoChromosome.rev07_lg8_w22 25.fasta, whole genome shotgun sequence genome includes a window with the following:
- the LOC120283939 gene encoding CTP synthase-like isoform X1, translating into MERAMGRPMKYVVVTGGVVSGLGKGVTASSIGVVLKACGLRVTSIKIDPYLNTDAGTMSPFEHGEVFVLDDGGEVDLDLGNYERFLDVTLTRDNNITTGKIYQSVIDKERRGDYLGKTVQVVPHITDAIKDWIGSVSSIPVDGNDGPADVCVIELGGTVGDIESMPFIEALRQLSFSVGKDNFCLIHVSLVPVLGVVGEQKTKPTQHSVRELRALGLTPNLLTCRSAQPLGTSTKEKLSQFCHVPVENILNIHDVPNLWHIPLLLRNQNAHEAILKQLNCASIATPPDLVGWTKMAELYDNLMGTVKIAMVGKYTGLTDSYLSVVKALLHACVACSLKPSIEWIAASDLEDESARTTPEVHNAAWESLKSCSCILVPGGFGDRGVPGMILAAKYARENKIPYLGICLGMQISVIEFSRFVLDLERANSDEFDSSTPYPVVIFMPEGSKTHMGSTMRLGSRRTFFKDADCLASKLYQNPSFVDERHRHRYEVNPDFVNRLEAAGLKFVGSDESGKRMEILELKDHPYYVGVQFHPEFKSRPGKPSALFLGLILAATGKLQAYLGRLPDDIANFRVAEDRSIENCIELRNVARVLTSTALDSSHWLRLYLALKKKNNCGGGLQFCLHSNP; encoded by the exons ATGGAGAGGGCGATGGGGAGGCCGATGAAGTACGTGGTCGTCACTGGCGGAGTTGTGAGCGGGCTTGGAAAGGGAGTCACGGCGAGCAGCATCGGCGTCGTTCTCAAGGCCTGTGGCCTTCGTGTCACCTCCATCAAAATAG ACCCATACTTGAACACAGATGCAGGGACCATGTCACCTTTTGAACATGGGGAGGTTTTTGTTCTTGATGATGGTGGCGAG GTAGACTTGGATCTGGGAAACTATGAGCGATTTTTGGATGTCACACTAACTAGAGATAACAATATCACAACAGGAAAGATTTATCAG TCCGTCATTGACAAAGAAAGGAGGGGTGATTATCTTGGAAAAACTGTTCAG GTTGTTCCACACATTACAGATGCCATTAAGGACTGGATTGGCTCAGTATCTTCTATTCCTGTAGATGGAAATGATGGCCCAGCTGATGTTTGTGTGATAGAGTTGGGTGGTACTGTAG GTGACATTGAGTCTATGCCATTTATTGAAGCTTTGCGCCAGTTGTCATTTTCTGTTG GTAAAGACAATTTTTGCCTGATTCATGTGAGCCTTGTACCAGTGCTTGGGGTTGTTGGAGAGCAA AAAACAAAGCCCACACAACATAGTGTTCGAGAGTTACGGGCTCTTGGTTTGACTCCTAATCTGTTGACGTGCCGATCTGCACAG CCACTAGGAACAAGCACGAAGGAGAAGCTTTCACAATTTTGCCATGTACCA GTTGAAAATATTCTTAATATCCATGATGTTCCTAACCTTTGGCATATTCCACTACTGCTCCGT AATCAAAATGCTCATGAGGCTATATTGAAACAACTAAATTGTGCCAG CATTGCTACTCCACCAGATTTAGTTGGCTGGACAAAGATGGCAGAGTTATATGATAACTTAATGGGAACT GTTAAAATTGCAATGGTTGGAAAGTACACAGGCCTTACAGATTCTTATTTATCAGTGGTGAAG GCCCTTCTGCATGCTTGTGTTGCTTGTTCTTTGAAGCCATCAATTGAATGGATTGCGGCTTCTGATCTTGAGGATGAAAGTGCAAGAACA ACTCCAGAAGTGCATAATGCAGCATGGGAAAGTCTGAAA AGTTGTTCATGCATTTTGGTTCCTGGAGGGTTTGGTGATCGTGGAGTGCCTGGGATGATATTGGCTGCAAAGTATGCTCGAGAAAATAAAATCCCATATCTTGGAATTTGTTTGGGGATGCAAATTTCTGTGATTGAGTTTTCTAGATTT GTTTTGGATCTGGAAAGAGCAAACAGTGATGAGTTTGATAGCTCAACACCCTATCCAGTTGTTATATTTATGCCTGAG GGCTCAAAGACACATATGGGAAGTACAATGAGATTGGGATCTCGGAGAACTTTCTTTAAAGATGCTGATTGTCTTGCTTCCAAGCT ATACCAAAACCCTAGTTTTGTTGATGAGCGACATCGTCACAGATATGAG GTAAATCCTGATTTTGTCAACAGACTGGAAGCTGCTGGCCTTAAGTTTGTTGGAAGCGATGAGAGTGGGAAAAGGATGGAG ATTCTTGAGTTAAAAGATCATCCCTACTATGTAGGCGTGCAGTTTCATCCAGAATTTAAATCAAGGCCTGGAAAGCCATCTGCTTTATTTTTAG GTCTTATATTGGCAGCTACAGGAAAACTGCAGGCATATTTGGGCAGGCTCCCAGATGACATTGCCAATTTTAG AGTTGCTGAAGATCGAAGCATAGAAAACTGCATTGAATTAAGAAATGTAGCGCGAGTTTTGACATCAACTGCTTTGGATTCGTCTCATTGGTTACGCTTATACTTagctttgaaaaagaaaaataattgtgGTGGAGGATTACAATTTTGTCTGCATTCAAATCCTTAG
- the LOC120283939 gene encoding CTP synthase-like isoform X2 — protein sequence MERAMGRPMKYVVVTGGVVSGLGKGVTASSIGVVLKACGLRVTSIKIDPYLNTDAGTMSPFEHGEVFVLDDGGEVDLDLGNYERFLDVTLTRDNNITTGKIYQSVIDKERRGDYLGKTVQVVPHITDAIKDWIGSVSSIPVDGNDGPADVCVIELGGTVGDIESMPFIEALRQLSFSVGKDNFCLIHVSLVPVLGVVGEQKTKPTQHSVRELRALGLTPNLLTCRSAQPLGTSTKEKLSQFCHVPVENILNIHDVPNLWHIPLLLRNQNAHEAILKQLNCASIATPPDLVGWTKMAELYDNLMGTVKIAMVGKYTGLTDSYLSVVKALLHACVACSLKPSIEWIAASDLEDESARTTPEVHNAAWESLKSCSCILVPGGFGDRGVPGMILAAKYARENKIPYLGICLGMQISVIEFSRFVLDLERANSDEFDSSTPYPVVIFMPEGSKTHMGSTMRLGSRRTFFKDADCLASKLYQNPSFVDERHRHRYEVNPDFVNRLEAAGLKFVGSDESGKRMEILELKDHPYYVGVQFHPEFKSRPGKPSALFLGLILAATGKLQAYLGRLPDDIANFRIELLKIEA from the exons ATGGAGAGGGCGATGGGGAGGCCGATGAAGTACGTGGTCGTCACTGGCGGAGTTGTGAGCGGGCTTGGAAAGGGAGTCACGGCGAGCAGCATCGGCGTCGTTCTCAAGGCCTGTGGCCTTCGTGTCACCTCCATCAAAATAG ACCCATACTTGAACACAGATGCAGGGACCATGTCACCTTTTGAACATGGGGAGGTTTTTGTTCTTGATGATGGTGGCGAG GTAGACTTGGATCTGGGAAACTATGAGCGATTTTTGGATGTCACACTAACTAGAGATAACAATATCACAACAGGAAAGATTTATCAG TCCGTCATTGACAAAGAAAGGAGGGGTGATTATCTTGGAAAAACTGTTCAG GTTGTTCCACACATTACAGATGCCATTAAGGACTGGATTGGCTCAGTATCTTCTATTCCTGTAGATGGAAATGATGGCCCAGCTGATGTTTGTGTGATAGAGTTGGGTGGTACTGTAG GTGACATTGAGTCTATGCCATTTATTGAAGCTTTGCGCCAGTTGTCATTTTCTGTTG GTAAAGACAATTTTTGCCTGATTCATGTGAGCCTTGTACCAGTGCTTGGGGTTGTTGGAGAGCAA AAAACAAAGCCCACACAACATAGTGTTCGAGAGTTACGGGCTCTTGGTTTGACTCCTAATCTGTTGACGTGCCGATCTGCACAG CCACTAGGAACAAGCACGAAGGAGAAGCTTTCACAATTTTGCCATGTACCA GTTGAAAATATTCTTAATATCCATGATGTTCCTAACCTTTGGCATATTCCACTACTGCTCCGT AATCAAAATGCTCATGAGGCTATATTGAAACAACTAAATTGTGCCAG CATTGCTACTCCACCAGATTTAGTTGGCTGGACAAAGATGGCAGAGTTATATGATAACTTAATGGGAACT GTTAAAATTGCAATGGTTGGAAAGTACACAGGCCTTACAGATTCTTATTTATCAGTGGTGAAG GCCCTTCTGCATGCTTGTGTTGCTTGTTCTTTGAAGCCATCAATTGAATGGATTGCGGCTTCTGATCTTGAGGATGAAAGTGCAAGAACA ACTCCAGAAGTGCATAATGCAGCATGGGAAAGTCTGAAA AGTTGTTCATGCATTTTGGTTCCTGGAGGGTTTGGTGATCGTGGAGTGCCTGGGATGATATTGGCTGCAAAGTATGCTCGAGAAAATAAAATCCCATATCTTGGAATTTGTTTGGGGATGCAAATTTCTGTGATTGAGTTTTCTAGATTT GTTTTGGATCTGGAAAGAGCAAACAGTGATGAGTTTGATAGCTCAACACCCTATCCAGTTGTTATATTTATGCCTGAG GGCTCAAAGACACATATGGGAAGTACAATGAGATTGGGATCTCGGAGAACTTTCTTTAAAGATGCTGATTGTCTTGCTTCCAAGCT ATACCAAAACCCTAGTTTTGTTGATGAGCGACATCGTCACAGATATGAG GTAAATCCTGATTTTGTCAACAGACTGGAAGCTGCTGGCCTTAAGTTTGTTGGAAGCGATGAGAGTGGGAAAAGGATGGAG ATTCTTGAGTTAAAAGATCATCCCTACTATGTAGGCGTGCAGTTTCATCCAGAATTTAAATCAAGGCCTGGAAAGCCATCTGCTTTATTTTTAG GTCTTATATTGGCAGCTACAGGAAAACTGCAGGCATATTTGGGCAGGCTCCCAGATGACATTGCCAATTTTAG GATAGAGTTGCTGAAGATCGAAGCATAG